One window of the Sparus aurata chromosome 7, fSpaAur1.1, whole genome shotgun sequence genome contains the following:
- the ebp gene encoding 3-beta-hydroxysteroid-Delta(8),Delta(7)-isomerase, translating into MMDATSTAGVLHPYWPRDLLIPTYVANNRSMSEILAFLFSVSGVFLLVTWLITGRRGSRLGTWRRLAVCWFAVCGFIHGVIEGWFSLYYDAIPGDQSFLSQLWKEYSKGDSRYIIADNFTVCMETVTAWLWGPFSFWAVFAFLTNKPYRFVLQLVISVGQLYGVVLYFFTEHRDGYAHSELGHPIYFWFYFVFMNVLWVVIPLVLVVDACRQLSTAQAHTDKFKRN; encoded by the exons ATGATGGATGCCACATCAACAGCTGGAGTTCTTCATCCCTACTGGCCACGGGACCTTTTGATTCCCACCTATGTGGCTAATAACAGATCGATGTCAGAGATTCTGGCGTTCCTGTTTTCGGTGTCAGGGGTGTTCCTGCTTGTGACCTGGCTGATCACGGGCCGGAGAGGGTCCAGGCTGGGGACATGGAGGCGTCTGGCTGTGTGCTGGTTTGCTGTCTGCGGTTTCATCCATGGTGTCATTGAGGGCTGGTTCTCGCTGTATTATGATGCCATTCCAGGAGACCAGAGCTTCCTGTCGCAGCTCT GGAAAGAGTACTCCAAAGGAGACAGTAGATATATAAT AGCGGATAACTTCACTGTCTGTATGGAGACTGTGACTGCATGGCTATGGGGACCTTTCAGCTTTTGGGCCGTGTTTGCCTTCTTAACTAACAAGCCCTACAGATTTGTTTTGCAGCTCGTCATTTCAGTCG GTCAGCTGTACGGCGTAGTGCTTTACTTCTTCACAGAGCACAGAGATGGATATGCTCACAGTGAGTTGGGACACCCCATCTACTTCTGGTTCTACTTTGTGTTCATGAATGTGCTGTGGGTCGTCATCCCGCTGGTCCTTGTTGTGGATGCATGCAGACAGCTGTCAACAGCCCAGGCACACACTGACAAGTTTAAGAGGAACTGA
- the apobec2b gene encoding C->U-editing enzyme APOBEC-2b, giving the protein MADRNSRLSARKKENKVENKSNEEKDKDKEKGKRPEKPVKKPEKTPEQPKTEKEKSNEANGGAAGAEANSNGENGEFQPIELPPFEIVTGELMTPFYFKFQFRNVEYSSGRNKTLLCYRVDTPGGTTEPLKGYMEDEHATAHVEEAFFQQVLPNASQECEVTWYVSSSPCVSCANKLESILQQRKKLRLLIFCSRLFEWEEPEIVEGLRTLVRAGCKLRMMKPSDFLLIWEMYVEKEEESFTPWEDCQENYIYYNEKLADILK; this is encoded by the exons ATGGCCGACAGGAACAGCCGGTTAAGCGCTAGGAAGAAGGAGAATAAGGTGGAAAACAAATCGAATGAAGAGAAGGACAAGGACAAGGAGAAGGGGAAGAGGCCCGAGAAACCTGTGAAAAAGCCAGAGAAGACGCCCGAGCAGCcgaagacagagaaggagaagtCGAATGAGGCAAATGgaggggcagcaggagcggaggCGAATAGCAATGGGGAAAATGGAGAGTTTCAGCCCATAGAGCTGCCACCGTTTGAGATTGTCACAGG AGAACTGATGACCCCGTTCTACTTCAAGTTCCAGTTCAGGAATGTGGAATACTCATCAGGTAGGAACAAGACCCTGCTGTGTTACAGAGTGGATACACCAGGAGGCACCACAGAGCCCCTGAAAGGCTACATGGAGGATGAACATGCCACAGCTCATGTTGAAGAGGCCTTTTTTCAACAG gtgCTGCCTAACGCCTCCCAAGAGTGTGAAGTCACATGGTACGTGTCATCTAGTCCCTGCGTGTCCTGTGCAAACAAGTTGGAAAGCATCCTGCAGCAGCGCAAGAAGCTTCGTCTGCTCATATTCTGCTCCCGTCTCTTCGAGTGGGAGGAACCGGAGATAGTAGAAGGGCTGCGGACTCTGGTGAGAGCCGGCTGCAAGCTGCGGATGATGAAGCCGTCCGACTTCCTGCTTATTTGGGAGATGTatgtggagaaggaggaggagagctttACACCGTGGGAAGACTGTCAGGAGAACTACATTTACTACAATGAGAAACTGGCTGATATCCTCAAGTAG
- the LOC115584400 gene encoding zinc finger BED domain-containing protein 4 isoform X1 yields MASAPKVSILDYFNIVFEGENGKIESNCKACGTRIQAKRSVTSNFVTHLKRKHQAMYDDFVKRKDMKREGYSSGSLHSFTTNGGSTRYTLPISTGVGGGGGSGGGVGGMGTLDGGAGGGSGGGVTKFDRHDPRQVLISEAIAKMIVRDLQPVSIVENHGFRELLQLLEPRYTPERQHYIQSQLLPAYAYQAQLATRQALASAHALSLSLDLWRGLTGATSGYLGVTCHFLTSDWQMRSALLACLPLTGGSSGSRVLSDFDEVCHSHGVSGRAFRVVADPFLATTKIKPCCLPGFLKEDEEDGAEDGINRKEGIRNGHGDGGDEGEWQDSWEHGLGVCRVDCFSRSLEQCVSEGIRSCPQLSSTLAKAACFYNYITSAVPPEKLTQVFDGPGLIMGGPGNTSFAARDWAAQLKVLRRLLDSVEFLEEMSGPGELALGGSERAVLKEVTDTLEPFTEAWDMVHGDRQADTQTDRHVSISLALPCVLGLRKHLSETSTTHCPSLLAGLSQALESRLAPILDDPLYITATTLDPQFKLTWSSNPDWHRQVLIEELSKHSSGSSPVDPDTDLHPQSQTPPALVPSPVSSLSRPCKLFSFIKQRPTTQAKSLEQELTVYLREEPTDEEALHYWRRKAIDFPLLAQVAKRAFTVPACGTVVESIFTTAGRCLRPERGHVLPKNLETLIYLKANYRLLWT; encoded by the exons ATGGCGTCAGCTCCGAAGGTGTCTATTTTggattactttaatattgtgtttgaaggtgaaaATGGCAAAATCGAGTCCAACTGCAAGGCTTGTGGCACCAGGATCCAGGCGAAGAGGAGCGTCACGTCCAACTTCGTAACGCATCTCAAG CGGAAGCACCAGGCCATGTATGATGACTTTGTGAAAAGGAAGGACATGAAGAGAGAGGGTTACTCCTCTGGTTCCCTGCATAGTTTCACCACCAATGGAGGGAGCACCCGCTACACTCTCCCCATCAGTACTGGAGTGGGAGGCGGAGGAGGCTCTGGAGGAGGTGTTGGAGGAATGGGGACTCTtgatggaggagcaggaggaggctcTGGAGGAGGGGTGACCAAGTTTGACAGACATGACCCacgtcag GTCTTGATCTCTGAGGCTATAGCTAAGATGATTGTGCGTGACCTGCAGCCAGTGTCCATAGTGGAAAATCATGGCTTCAGAGAGCTGCTTCAGCTCCTGGAGCCACGCTACACTCCTGAGCGCCAGCACTACATCCAGAGCCAGCTCCTGCCAGCCTACGCCTATCAGGCCCAGCTAGCGACCCGTCAGGCCCTGGCCTCGGCGCACGCCCTTAGTCTCAGCCTGGATCTCTGGAGGGGCTTGACTGGAGCCACTTCAGG gtACCTTGGTGTCACCTGCCATTTTCTTACATCTGACTGGCAGATGCGTTCAGCTCTCCTGGCCTGTCTTCCCCTGACGGGGGGCAGCTCTGGGTCTCGTGTGCTTTCAGATTTTGATGAAGTATGTCACTCTCACGGCGTGTCAGGGAGAGCGTTTCGCGTTGTTGCGGACCCTTTTCTGGCAACGACGAAAATAAAGCCATGTTGTCTTCCTGGTTTCCTGAAGGAGGACGAAGAAGACGGGGCGGAGGATGGCATCAACAGGAAGGAAGGGATCAGGAATGGCCACGGAGACGGCGGAGATGAGGGAGAGTGGCAGGACTCGTGGGAACACGGCCTGGGTGTCTGCCGGGTGGACtgtttctctcgctctcttgaACAGTGTGTCAGTGAGGGGATTCGCTCCTGTCCACAGCTCTCATCCACATTGGCCAAGGCTGCCTGTTTCTACAACTACATTACCTCTGCTGTTCCACCCGAGAAGCTCACTCAGGTGTTTGATGGTCCAGGGCTGATCATGGGCGGACCAGGAAATACCTCCTTTGCAGCAAGAGACTGGGCTGCTCAGCTCAAG GTGCTTCGGCGGCTGCTGGACTCAGTGGAGTTCCTGGAGGAGATGAGTGGTCCGGGGGAGCTGGCGCTGGGTGGATCAGAGAGAGCCGTACTGAAGGAGGTCACTGACACTTTGGAGCCTTTCACTGAGGCCTGGGACATGGTGCACGgggacagacaggcagacacgcagacagacagacacgtgTCCATCAGCCTGGCTCTACCGTGTGTTTTGGGCCTCCGTAAGCATCTCTCTGAGACATCAACCACCCACTGCCCTTCTCTCCTGGCAGGCCTCAGCCAGGCTTTAGAGAGTCGGCTGGCCCCGATCCTGGACGACCCCCTCTACATCACCGCCACCACCCTGGACCCCCAGTTCAAGCTCACCTGGAGCAGCAACCCTGACTGGCACAGACAAGTTCTCATAGAGGAGTTGTCCAAACATTCTTCAGGCTCCAGCCCCGTTGACCCAGACACAGACCTGCACCCTCAATCCCAAACACCTCCTGCCCTGGTTCCATCGCCGGTCTCCTCGCTCTCCCGACCCTGTAAGCTGTTTTCGTTCATCAAGCAGAGACCCACAACACAGGCCAAGAGCCTCGAGCAGGAGTTGACCGTTTACCTACGAGAGGAGCCCACGGACGAGGAGGCTTTGCATTACTGGCGGCGTAAAGCGATCGACTTTCCTCTGCTCGCCCAGGTAGCCAAGAGGGCGTTTACCGTCCCTGCCTGTGGCACTGTGGTGGAGAGCATTTTCACCACTGCTGGGCGGTGTCTGCGGCCAGAGAGAGGCCACGTCCTACCAAAGAACCTGGAGACGCTCATCTACCTCAAAGCCAACTACAGATTATTATGGACTTAA
- the LOC115584400 gene encoding zinc finger BED domain-containing protein 4 isoform X2 has translation MASAPKVSILDYFNIVFEGENGKIESNCKACGTRIQAKRSVTSNFVTHLKRKHQAMYDDFVKRKDMKREGYSSGSLHSFTTNGGSTRYTLPISTGVGGGGGSGGGVGGMGTLDGGAGGGSGGGVTKFDRHDPRQVLISEAIAKMIVRDLQPVSIVENHGFRELLQLLEPRYTPERQHYIQSQLLPAYAYQAQLATRQALASAHALSLSLDLWRGLTGATSGYLGVTCHFLTSDWQMRSALLACLPLTGGSSGSRVLSDFDEEDEEDGAEDGINRKEGIRNGHGDGGDEGEWQDSWEHGLGVCRVDCFSRSLEQCVSEGIRSCPQLSSTLAKAACFYNYITSAVPPEKLTQVFDGPGLIMGGPGNTSFAARDWAAQLKVLRRLLDSVEFLEEMSGPGELALGGSERAVLKEVTDTLEPFTEAWDMVHGDRQADTQTDRHVSISLALPCVLGLRKHLSETSTTHCPSLLAGLSQALESRLAPILDDPLYITATTLDPQFKLTWSSNPDWHRQVLIEELSKHSSGSSPVDPDTDLHPQSQTPPALVPSPVSSLSRPCKLFSFIKQRPTTQAKSLEQELTVYLREEPTDEEALHYWRRKAIDFPLLAQVAKRAFTVPACGTVVESIFTTAGRCLRPERGHVLPKNLETLIYLKANYRLLWT, from the exons ATGGCGTCAGCTCCGAAGGTGTCTATTTTggattactttaatattgtgtttgaaggtgaaaATGGCAAAATCGAGTCCAACTGCAAGGCTTGTGGCACCAGGATCCAGGCGAAGAGGAGCGTCACGTCCAACTTCGTAACGCATCTCAAG CGGAAGCACCAGGCCATGTATGATGACTTTGTGAAAAGGAAGGACATGAAGAGAGAGGGTTACTCCTCTGGTTCCCTGCATAGTTTCACCACCAATGGAGGGAGCACCCGCTACACTCTCCCCATCAGTACTGGAGTGGGAGGCGGAGGAGGCTCTGGAGGAGGTGTTGGAGGAATGGGGACTCTtgatggaggagcaggaggaggctcTGGAGGAGGGGTGACCAAGTTTGACAGACATGACCCacgtcag GTCTTGATCTCTGAGGCTATAGCTAAGATGATTGTGCGTGACCTGCAGCCAGTGTCCATAGTGGAAAATCATGGCTTCAGAGAGCTGCTTCAGCTCCTGGAGCCACGCTACACTCCTGAGCGCCAGCACTACATCCAGAGCCAGCTCCTGCCAGCCTACGCCTATCAGGCCCAGCTAGCGACCCGTCAGGCCCTGGCCTCGGCGCACGCCCTTAGTCTCAGCCTGGATCTCTGGAGGGGCTTGACTGGAGCCACTTCAGG gtACCTTGGTGTCACCTGCCATTTTCTTACATCTGACTGGCAGATGCGTTCAGCTCTCCTGGCCTGTCTTCCCCTGACGGGGGGCAGCTCTGGGTCTCGTGTGCTTTCAGATTTTGATGAA GAGGACGAAGAAGACGGGGCGGAGGATGGCATCAACAGGAAGGAAGGGATCAGGAATGGCCACGGAGACGGCGGAGATGAGGGAGAGTGGCAGGACTCGTGGGAACACGGCCTGGGTGTCTGCCGGGTGGACtgtttctctcgctctcttgaACAGTGTGTCAGTGAGGGGATTCGCTCCTGTCCACAGCTCTCATCCACATTGGCCAAGGCTGCCTGTTTCTACAACTACATTACCTCTGCTGTTCCACCCGAGAAGCTCACTCAGGTGTTTGATGGTCCAGGGCTGATCATGGGCGGACCAGGAAATACCTCCTTTGCAGCAAGAGACTGGGCTGCTCAGCTCAAG GTGCTTCGGCGGCTGCTGGACTCAGTGGAGTTCCTGGAGGAGATGAGTGGTCCGGGGGAGCTGGCGCTGGGTGGATCAGAGAGAGCCGTACTGAAGGAGGTCACTGACACTTTGGAGCCTTTCACTGAGGCCTGGGACATGGTGCACGgggacagacaggcagacacgcagacagacagacacgtgTCCATCAGCCTGGCTCTACCGTGTGTTTTGGGCCTCCGTAAGCATCTCTCTGAGACATCAACCACCCACTGCCCTTCTCTCCTGGCAGGCCTCAGCCAGGCTTTAGAGAGTCGGCTGGCCCCGATCCTGGACGACCCCCTCTACATCACCGCCACCACCCTGGACCCCCAGTTCAAGCTCACCTGGAGCAGCAACCCTGACTGGCACAGACAAGTTCTCATAGAGGAGTTGTCCAAACATTCTTCAGGCTCCAGCCCCGTTGACCCAGACACAGACCTGCACCCTCAATCCCAAACACCTCCTGCCCTGGTTCCATCGCCGGTCTCCTCGCTCTCCCGACCCTGTAAGCTGTTTTCGTTCATCAAGCAGAGACCCACAACACAGGCCAAGAGCCTCGAGCAGGAGTTGACCGTTTACCTACGAGAGGAGCCCACGGACGAGGAGGCTTTGCATTACTGGCGGCGTAAAGCGATCGACTTTCCTCTGCTCGCCCAGGTAGCCAAGAGGGCGTTTACCGTCCCTGCCTGTGGCACTGTGGTGGAGAGCATTTTCACCACTGCTGGGCGGTGTCTGCGGCCAGAGAGAGGCCACGTCCTACCAAAGAACCTGGAGACGCTCATCTACCTCAAAGCCAACTACAGATTATTATGGACTTAA
- the vma22 gene encoding vacuolar ATPase assembly protein VMA22, producing MGVSELEESSSLLDEKLLRFMDQLELLEEKRATLNSLIEQGWFSISKARYTMGNKQVSALQYASEIEPHVCVHARTQDNGEVEFCTKKVEQNCSNEADKDVKSIEDIGPQEEGVRRRNKPKKDIAEKEASEETSGEKAPEVSPVRKSDKNPQQDPLKWFGILVPQSLKQAQSSFKQVIELSAEIATLQTAVLNTREELKHGMKNKQILQEEVSAARLDKEADRTCQ from the exons ATGGGTGTATCAGAATTGGAGGAGTCTTCTTCGTTACTAGATGAAAAGCTGCTTCGTTTCATGGACCAGCTGGAGCTACTGGAGGAGAAACGAGCCACCCTCAACTCTCTCATAGAGCAG GGATGGTTTTCCATATCCAAGGCTCGGTATACGATGGGAAACAAACAAGTCTCTGCACTTCAGTATGCGAGTGAGATAGAACCACATGTCTGTGTTCATGCCAG AACACAGGACAACGGTGAGGTGGAGTTCTGTACAAAGAAGGTTGAACAAAACTGTAGTAACGAAGCCGATAAAGATGTGAAGTCCATAGAGGATATTGGACCTCAAGAAGAAG GTGTCAGGAGAAGAAACAAACCCAAAAAGGACATTGCAGAGAAAGAGGCAAGTGAAGAAACAAGTGGTGAGAAAGCTCCTGAAGTTTCTCCAGTAAGAAAAAGTGACAAGAATCCTCAGCAAGATCCGCTGAAATGGTTCGGGATTCTGGTGCCACAGTCTCTGAAACAAGCACAGTCGTCATTCAAGCAAG TAATAGAGCTGTCAGCTGAGATCGCAACCCTTCAGACTGCTGTGTTGAACACCAGAGAGGAGCTGAAACACggcatgaaaaacaaacaaattctcCAGGAAGAAGTTTCAGCAGCCCGGCTGGACAAGGAGGCCGACCGAACATGTCAATAG